The following are from one region of the Magallana gigas chromosome 6, xbMagGiga1.1, whole genome shotgun sequence genome:
- the LOC105343258 gene encoding F-box only protein 28, whose product MASNLFSDETYEEKMERVEENEKQVIILTQLPEEIIEKILTSLSYNDLAEIRGVCQIFNKCCEQLLNSGFSKIDKLHAQIQKQVKSQLPRRESERRNHPLARHVDILSAIETRLSLLGMTYMRYIDMGLCCFIPGKVLDELLRILNTLKYPQQPPRAHEFLQELRDISSMAMEHFEEKIAPSLKTKMPAVTLPYPFSDCSSREQSPGPSVKVVTINDAGAFRGNSVRHELSRLTNQVRGLQANLQQQRKELTDTKVRSVEQRKKVVELERKLQIQGKTVMEHEQKLHSQHALISEQSQTISDLSKKILEFDQKFADVYSELTRLKGDSDSCLSSQSSNASILAACTNSSIDELGLESKEKRDSLKRRSLRDGSGELCKKQRKF is encoded by the exons ATGGCATCCAACCTCTTTTCAGATGAAACATATGAGGAGAAAATGGAACGCGTAGAGGAAAACGAGAAACAAGTCATTATTTTGACGCAGTTACCAGAGGAAATAATTGAGAAAATTCTAACCTCGCTGTCTTACAACGATTTGGCAGAAATACGCGGC GTTTGCCAGATTTTCAACAAATGTTGTGAGCAACTCTTGAACTCTGGATTCTCAAAGATAGACAAACTTCATGCTCAGATACAGAAGCAGGTGAAAAGTCAGCTACCAAGGCGAGAATCAGAAAGGCGGAATCATCCTTTAGCTCGACATGTTGACATTTTGTCTGCCATTGAAACACGGTTATCTCTACTTGGAATGACTTATATGAGATACATTGACATGGGTCTTTGTTGTTTCATTCCTGGCAAG GTTCTTGATGAATTGCTGAGAATTCTAAACACATTGAAATACCCTCAACAACCCCCTAGAGCCCACGAATTTTTACAAGAACTTAGAGACATTTCTTCAATGGCCATGGAGCATTTTGAGGAAAAAATTGCTCCATCACTTAAGACTAAAATGCCTGCTGTCACACTTCCATATCCATTTTCTGATTGTTCAAGCAGAGAACAAAGTCCAG gtcCGTCTGTGAAAGTGGTCACAATAAATGATGCTGGGGCATTTAGAGGAAACTCTGTGAGGCATGAACTGTCAAGACTAACAAACCAAGTTAGAGGACTTCAAGCGAATTTACAACAACAGAGAAAAGAGCTCACAGACACAAAAGTTCGCAGTGTGGAACAGCGCAAAAAAGTGGTGGAGTTGGAGAGGAAGTTACAGATCCAGGGCAAAACTGTAATGGAACATGAGCAGAAGCTGCACAGTCAGCATGCGCTGATATCGGAACAGAGCCAGACAATTAGTGATCTGAGCAAAAAGATTCTGGAATTCGATCAGAAGTTTGCGGATGTGTACTCGGAGCTGACTAGACTTAAAGGTGATAGTGACAGCTGTTTGAGTTCACAGTCCTCGAATGCATCGATCCTGGCGGCATGCACTAATAGCAGTATTGATGAACTGGGATTGGAGAGTAAGGAAAAAAGAGACTCGCTGAAAAGGAGATCTCTACGGGATGGAAGTGGTGAATTGTGTAAGAAACAGAGAAAATTTTGA
- the LOC105343259 gene encoding probable UDP-sugar transporter protein SLC35A4 isoform X1: MEVIKLYFVSLDLQLACIQIGILHRPSVLSNLKIGITAVLYWSFLKRPLTVRQWIAIGILTMAGTIDSYGSYVSKGKEFSELYVTMTGLLMIAAQCTVSGMASVYAEYILKKQQEMSLHFQNLMLYTWLIFINIIFWIFEEVRDEENVTRFQLFRGYSLTTWMIVVTQVYVGIAMSVILKHASNITRLFVVSSSLSVTTILSVLVFGLHLNSFFFTSLGLLLLALYLFHGAR; encoded by the exons ATGGAAGttataaagttatattttgtttcattagATTTACAGCTGGCTTGTATACAGATTGGTATATTACACAGGCCATCG GTTTTAAGCAATTTAAAGATAGGCATAACAGCTGTCCTTTATTGgagctttttaaaaag gCCTCTGACAGTCCGCCAGTGGATAGCAATAGGAATTTTAACAATGGCTGGAACCATTGATAG TTACGGAAGCTATGTATCTAAGGGCAAGGAATTCTCTGAGCTTTACGTGACAATGACAGGCCTACTGATGATTGCGGCACAGTGTACAGTGTCGGGGATGGCGTCTGTGTATGCAGAGTATATCCTTAAAAAACAGCAAGAG aTGTCCCTTCATTTTCAAAACCTCATGTTGTACACTTGGCTGATCTTCATCAACATTATATTCTGGATTTTTGAAGAAGTCAGAGATGAAG AGAATGTTACAAGGTTTCAACTGTTCAGAGGATACTCCTTGACAACCTGGATGATTGTTGTTACTCAG GTTTATGTTGGAATAGCCATGTCGGTCATCTTGAAGCACGCCAGCAACATTACGCGGCTGTTTGTGGTCTCCTCCTCTCTGAGCGTCACCACCATTCTCTCCGTCCTGGTGTTCGGCTTACACCTGAATTCATTCTTCTTCACCTCCCTGGGGCTATTGCTACTTGCTCTCTATCTCTTCCATGGTGCCAGATAA
- the LOC105343256 gene encoding thioredoxin-related transmembrane protein 1 isoform X2 — protein sequence MFHVLFVSVTILFFSQTQCKPIEVTEDNWSDVLEGEWMLEFMAPWCPACRGFVETWDKFSDWSKDLDIKVGVVDVTENPGLSGRFLVSSLPSLYHIKNGQFRQYKGGRKETELVSFVDDKKWEELDPIPWYFSPASVQMAALGQFFKAAMAVRDIYNMMTKEYGIPEWACYVIFAIATILLGLILGLLIVLCCDMMLPSKYVPNPKEKLQPRPPAEGVQKEDEDADGEESETDIIDDTKTTEKDGDSKPRRRRVKKAD from the exons ATGTTTCACGTTTTGTTTGTTTCTGTTACAATCCTGTTCTTCTCACAAACACAGTGTAAACCAATTGAAGTGACGGAAGATAATTGGTCCGATGTTCTCGAAGGAGAGTGGATGTTGGAATT TATGGCTCCTTGGTGTCCAGCTTGCAGAGGATTTGTAGAAACATGGGACAAATTTTCTGACTGGAGTAAAGATTTGGATATTAAAGTAGGAGTAGTGGATGTAACAGAAAACCCAG GTCTCAGTGGGAGATTCCTGGTTTCATCCCTCCCTTCTCTATATCA CATTAAGAATGGGCAGTTCCGTCAGTACAAGGGCGGGAGAAAAGAAACAGAACTGGTCAGTTTTGTAGACGACAAGAAATGGGAGGAGTTGGACCCCATCCCATGGTACTTCTCCCCAGCTTCTGTGCA AATGGCTGCTCTGGGTCAGTTCTTCAAAGCTGCAATGGCTGTCAGG GATATTTACAATATGATGACGAAAGAGTATGGGATACCTGAATGGGCCTGTTATGTCATCTTTGCCATAGCAACCATTCTACTTGGACTCATTCTTGGTTTG TTAATTGTGCTCTGCTGCGACATGATGCTCCCATCCAAATATGTCCCAAATCCCAAAGAGAAACTCCAGCCAAGGCCCCCAGCAGAAGGGGTGCAAAAG GAGGATGAAGATGCTGATGGAGAGGAATCGGAAACAGACATTATTGATGACACAAAAACTACAGAGAAAGATGGCGACTCCAAACCAAGAAGAAGGAGAGTGAAGAAAGCAGATTGA
- the LOC105343259 gene encoding probable UDP-sugar transporter protein SLC35A4 isoform X2 translates to MVLSNLKIGITAVLYWSFLKRPLTVRQWIAIGILTMAGTIDSYGSYVSKGKEFSELYVTMTGLLMIAAQCTVSGMASVYAEYILKKQQEMSLHFQNLMLYTWLIFINIIFWIFEEVRDEENVTRFQLFRGYSLTTWMIVVTQVYVGIAMSVILKHASNITRLFVVSSSLSVTTILSVLVFGLHLNSFFFTSLGLLLLALYLFHGAR, encoded by the exons ATG GTTTTAAGCAATTTAAAGATAGGCATAACAGCTGTCCTTTATTGgagctttttaaaaag gCCTCTGACAGTCCGCCAGTGGATAGCAATAGGAATTTTAACAATGGCTGGAACCATTGATAG TTACGGAAGCTATGTATCTAAGGGCAAGGAATTCTCTGAGCTTTACGTGACAATGACAGGCCTACTGATGATTGCGGCACAGTGTACAGTGTCGGGGATGGCGTCTGTGTATGCAGAGTATATCCTTAAAAAACAGCAAGAG aTGTCCCTTCATTTTCAAAACCTCATGTTGTACACTTGGCTGATCTTCATCAACATTATATTCTGGATTTTTGAAGAAGTCAGAGATGAAG AGAATGTTACAAGGTTTCAACTGTTCAGAGGATACTCCTTGACAACCTGGATGATTGTTGTTACTCAG GTTTATGTTGGAATAGCCATGTCGGTCATCTTGAAGCACGCCAGCAACATTACGCGGCTGTTTGTGGTCTCCTCCTCTCTGAGCGTCACCACCATTCTCTCCGTCCTGGTGTTCGGCTTACACCTGAATTCATTCTTCTTCACCTCCCTGGGGCTATTGCTACTTGCTCTCTATCTCTTCCATGGTGCCAGATAA
- the LOC105343259 gene encoding probable UDP-sugar transporter protein SLC35A4 isoform X3 — protein sequence MAGTIDSYGSYVSKGKEFSELYVTMTGLLMIAAQCTVSGMASVYAEYILKKQQEMSLHFQNLMLYTWLIFINIIFWIFEEVRDEENVTRFQLFRGYSLTTWMIVVTQVYVGIAMSVILKHASNITRLFVVSSSLSVTTILSVLVFGLHLNSFFFTSLGLLLLALYLFHGAR from the exons ATGGCTGGAACCATTGATAG TTACGGAAGCTATGTATCTAAGGGCAAGGAATTCTCTGAGCTTTACGTGACAATGACAGGCCTACTGATGATTGCGGCACAGTGTACAGTGTCGGGGATGGCGTCTGTGTATGCAGAGTATATCCTTAAAAAACAGCAAGAG aTGTCCCTTCATTTTCAAAACCTCATGTTGTACACTTGGCTGATCTTCATCAACATTATATTCTGGATTTTTGAAGAAGTCAGAGATGAAG AGAATGTTACAAGGTTTCAACTGTTCAGAGGATACTCCTTGACAACCTGGATGATTGTTGTTACTCAG GTTTATGTTGGAATAGCCATGTCGGTCATCTTGAAGCACGCCAGCAACATTACGCGGCTGTTTGTGGTCTCCTCCTCTCTGAGCGTCACCACCATTCTCTCCGTCCTGGTGTTCGGCTTACACCTGAATTCATTCTTCTTCACCTCCCTGGGGCTATTGCTACTTGCTCTCTATCTCTTCCATGGTGCCAGATAA
- the LOC105343256 gene encoding thioredoxin-related transmembrane protein 1 isoform X1 has product MFHVLFVSVTILFFSQTQCKPIEVTEDNWSDVLEGEWMLEFMAPWCPACRGFVETWDKFSDWSKDLDIKVGVVDVTENPGLLGRFLTASLPSIYHIKNGQFRQYKGGRKETELVSFVDDKKWEELDPIPWYFSPASVQMAALGQFFKAAMAVRDIYNMMTKEYGIPEWACYVIFAIATILLGLILGLLIVLCCDMMLPSKYVPNPKEKLQPRPPAEGVQKEDEDADGEESETDIIDDTKTTEKDGDSKPRRRRVKKAD; this is encoded by the exons ATGTTTCACGTTTTGTTTGTTTCTGTTACAATCCTGTTCTTCTCACAAACACAGTGTAAACCAATTGAAGTGACGGAAGATAATTGGTCCGATGTTCTCGAAGGAGAGTGGATGTTGGAATT TATGGCTCCTTGGTGTCCAGCTTGCAGAGGATTTGTAGAAACATGGGACAAATTTTCTGACTGGAGTAAAGATTTGGATATTAAAGTAGGAGTAGTGGATGTAACAGAAAACCCAG GTTTGCTTGGAAGATTTTTGACTGCATCTTTACCGTCAATTTACCA CATTAAGAATGGGCAGTTCCGTCAGTACAAGGGCGGGAGAAAAGAAACAGAACTGGTCAGTTTTGTAGACGACAAGAAATGGGAGGAGTTGGACCCCATCCCATGGTACTTCTCCCCAGCTTCTGTGCA AATGGCTGCTCTGGGTCAGTTCTTCAAAGCTGCAATGGCTGTCAGG GATATTTACAATATGATGACGAAAGAGTATGGGATACCTGAATGGGCCTGTTATGTCATCTTTGCCATAGCAACCATTCTACTTGGACTCATTCTTGGTTTG TTAATTGTGCTCTGCTGCGACATGATGCTCCCATCCAAATATGTCCCAAATCCCAAAGAGAAACTCCAGCCAAGGCCCCCAGCAGAAGGGGTGCAAAAG GAGGATGAAGATGCTGATGGAGAGGAATCGGAAACAGACATTATTGATGACACAAAAACTACAGAGAAAGATGGCGACTCCAAACCAAGAAGAAGGAGAGTGAAGAAAGCAGATTGA